Below is a window of Lagenorhynchus albirostris chromosome 11, mLagAlb1.1, whole genome shotgun sequence DNA.
tggaagatgAGGATGCTGAttttgtgaggattcagtgagtcAGTGCTTGTAAAGTGCTGGTACAGTATCAAGCACTACAGTAAGCACTCCAATAGGAGTTATCTGTTGCCCAGCAGATGCAGTGGAACACAGAAGATAGCTGTCTGTTGCAAAGGCATTTTGAAGAGGATGAGAAGAGGTTTCCTTTAGATTCTGAGATTATTTGTACTTGAATGTTTAAAGGTGACTTTGGGTCATGTGATTATATAATCAAACTTAGTATCCAAGTAGTAGACTCTTGTCTAGCTATTTAGACTTAAGATACTTCAGGAAGAAGTAGGTCAAGCTTTCAGAGTTTAGAGTTGCTGACCATCTTCAGCTGTGGTCCATGTTTAATTTCTGCAGTCTCCTCACAGCTCTCATATGGACTTAAGTGGGGGTTTTTCCCTCTGGAACTGGATAATTTTACAGGTAGGATCTCAGGCATCATCTAGCTCTGCTTTCAGATCAGTcatattctattttctcttcctgctcTTCTCTCATCTCACTGCCACACCACCACCTCTGAGTATGGAAGTTCTCGCCTGGTTCTCTGAAGCTTACTTCTTGTGCATTTACTGGTTTATAGAATGCCTGCTGTGTGCTCCTTACTGTTTTAATGACAGGAGGATTACAGCAAGGCACCAAGTCTCTGCCCTTggaagtttacattctagtgggggctGGGGACAGATAGTATAGAAGTAGCGCATATGTACCTGTTGGGAATAAATACAAGGAAACAAGGCAGGGGAATCAGGAAGGCCCAGGTGAGGGTGTGGAGTTAGCTGTTTTTTTAATAGGATGGCCAGGGGAAAGCCAAACTGGTTCCTGGAAGGAAGTAAAGGGGCAAGCCGTGTGCCTCTGGAGGAGGAGCATCGCCAGCAAGAGCAAAGTTCCTGTGTAGAAATGCTGGTGGCCCGGCCCAGAGGCAAGGAGACAACAGAACTAGGGCAGAGAGTGGCAGAGGAGGACGTCAGAGAAGTTAGGAGGTGGAGGGTGGGCCTCCCAGACCAGCTTCACTTGGGATGAAATGGGGAGCCACTGCAGGGCTTGGAGATACGGAATCCAGCTTACCAACTCACCTTTTAAAAGAATCACTGACTTTCCTGCCCGCAACTTCTTTTTCAGCTCCCCTGAGAGAGAATTAAGAAAGTAGATTCATAAGCCATTGTAGGAAAACTTTGTCTTAACTTACCCTAGCCCATGtgtgttttgtaatttcttttttgaataaTTGATTCTAAAGTCATTTGGAGCAGTTTGACCTTGTCTTATTCATCTCTGACTCTGAGGAGACAGGCCCAGGCAAAAggtgtaaaatagagagctagtggaaACCTGCGGTACAGCACAGGGGGCTCAGcccggtgctctgtgacgacctagatgggtgggatgggggggttggggtgggagggaagaccTAGAggtaggggatatatgtatacatatagctgattcacttcactgtacagcagaaaataacacaacattgtaaagcaattatactccaattaaaaaaacagctcttgatTAATTGTTTAAGAGGAGTATTATATTACGTGAGAATTACATTAGCAAATGTAATGCAAAGTGTTGACCCAATCAGATGACTTTGGAAAGAGTCTAGGTCCTAGGCTTGGTGAATTCTAATTTTCCTCTATATCTTTTGCTGTTCTCCTGTGTGACTGAATTCTCTCTTTCATAGGAATGGCCAATAATAACTTTGTGAATACTAGATTGGCAAGTCAAAAACTACATGGGGGTCAGAGATGCTAAAACTTCTTGCAAACCTCCGGAAAGAATCTGGACAAATAATCACTGCTACTTTGGCTTATGATGCCTAGCCCTTTGAACCTGGGAGTTGAGGATGGGGGCGGGTGGTGGGGCTTGGACATACTTATGTGTCAAGAAGAGGTTAACCCCTAAGATTGTATAGCTGACTGAAGCAATAAGGAATCCATGCAGTGTTAAGAGTTGAGTGTCCCGGGGTCACCCACCATCACAGGTTGTTGGTAATTATAGTAAACCTGCAGTCACATGCATTAGGATATAAGGAGCTGACTTCTGTTCTCAGGCCAGTTCTATTTCTCAGAGTCGGGGAGGGGAGTAACtgcctcatcattttttttttttttttacatctttattggggtataattgctttacaatggtgtgttagtttctgctttataacaaagtgaatcagtcatacataaacatatgttcccatatgtcttccctgttgcgtctccctccctcccatgcctCATCATTAAGTGAGACTCTCAGTTCAATAATCAGTCTAATAATACATGAAACAAACTATATGAAAGTGTTTttttctcacccctcccccaccataactggaagactttttaaaaattgttggattttttattgataataataatatagccCCATATTTTGGGGGCTCATTTATCTAATAGTGAGGTTTTTACTGTATTGAATTTGTATTTACCCAGAATGTTTCTTTTCATACTATCGTAGACTTCTGCCTCACTCTTATGGATGTTTCTTTGCTTATTTGCAGCTTCAGAAATGGATAGGATAAGAAATAAAGGAGATGAAATTCAAACCAGTTAATTTCATCTGGGCATCTGAATTTTCACGTCCCCTCCATCTCTAAACTTGATTTTATTTGTACTGAGGAGATGCATGTCTAATactcgttttttttttcttccatttccaggAGGGCTGTTGGCCTGCTGCAGTGCTGCTGAACAGTATGCAGTCCTTCCGGGAGCAAAGCAGTTACCACGGAAACCAGCAGAGCTACCCACAGGAGGTACACGGCTCATCCCGGATAGAAGAGTTCAGCCCTCGCCAGGCCCAGATGTTCCAGAATTTTGGGGGTGCAGGTGGCAGtagtggtggcagtggcagcagcagtggTGGTGGACGACGAGGAACAGCGGCTGCTGCTGCAGCAGCGGCAATGGCTAGCGAAACCTCCGGCCATCAGGGCTACCAGGGTTTCAGGAAAGAGGCTGGAGACTTTTACTACATGGCAGGCAGCAAAGACCCCGTGGCAGCCGGAACCCCGCAGCCTGCTCAGCGAAGGCCTTCTGGGCCTGTGCAGAGCTATGGACCCCCCCAGGGGAGCAGCTTTGGCAATCAGTATGGGAGTGAGGGTCATGTGGGCCAGTTTCAAGCACAGCACTCTGCCCTTGGTGGCGTGTCTCATTATCAGCAGGATTACACGGGACCTTTCTCTCCAGGGAGCGCTCAGTACCAGCAGCAGCCTTCCAGCCAACAGCAGCAGCAAGTGCAGCAGTTGAGACAGCAGCTTTACCAGTCCCATCAGCCTCTGCCGCAGGCCACTGGCCAGCCAGCGTCCGGCTCATCCCACATGCAGCCGATGCAGCGGCCCTCAActctgccagcctctgccactggtTACCAGTTAAGAGTGGGTCAGTTTGGCCAACACTACCAGTCTTCTGCCAcgacctcctcctccttcccttcaccACAACGCTTCAGCCAGTCTGGACAGAGCTATGACGGCAGTTACAGTGTGAATGCTGGATCCCAGTACGAAGGACATAATGTGGGTTCTAATGCACAGGCTTACGGAACACAATCGAATTACAGCTATCAGCCTCAATCTATGAAGAATTTTGAACAGACGAAGATTCCACAAGGGACccagcaggggcagcagcagcagcagcagcagcagcagcagcagcagcagcagcagcatccgCAGCATGTGATGCAGTATACCAACACTGCCACCAAGCTGCCGCTGCAAAGCCAGGTGGGGCAGTACAGCCAGCCCGAGGTTCCTGTGAGGTCCCCCATGCAGTTTCACCAGAACTTCAGCCCCATTTCTAACCCTTCCCCGGCTGCCTCTGTGGTTCAGTCTCCAAGCTGTAGCTCTACCCCATCTCCTCTTATGCAGAGTGGGGAGAATCTCCAGTGTGGGCAAGGCAATGTGCCGATGGGTTCCAGAAACAGAATTCTACAGTTAATGCCTCAACTCAGCCCAACCCCATCAATGATGCCCAGTCCTAATTCTCATGCTGCAGGCTTCAAAGGGTTTGGACTAGAAGGGGTGCCAGAAAAGCGGCTGACAGATCCTGGGTTGAGTAGTTTGAGTGCCCTGAGTACGCAAGTGGCCAACCTTCCTAATACTGTTCAACACATGCTACTTTCCGATGCACTGACACCTCAGAAGAAGACCTCCAAGAGGCCTTCTTCATCTTCTAAGAAAGCAGACAGCTGCACAAACTCCGAAGGCTCCTCACAGGCTGAAGAACAACTGAAGTCCCCTATGGCAGAGTCGCTGGATGGAGGCTGCTCCAGCAGTTCCGAGGATCAAGGTGAGAGGGTGAGGCAGCTAAGTGGCCAGAGCACCAGTTCTGACACCACCTACAAGGGTGGAGCCTCAGAGAAAGCAGGCTCCTCACCAGCACAAGTCACTCAGAATGAAGCCCCCAGACTCAGTGCCAGTCCTGTAGCCAGAGAAGAGACCGCCTCACCAGGTGCTAAGGACATGCCATTGTCATCCGAGGGCAACCCAAAAGTCAGTGAGAAGACAGTTGGGGTGATTGTCTCCCGGGAAGCTATGACAAGTCGGGTAGAAAAACCTGGTGGGCAAGAAAAAGGCTCCCAAGAGGATGATCCTGCAGCCACTCAGAGGCCACCCAGCACTGGCGGGGGAAAGGAAACCAGTCATGCGTCACTTCCACAGCCAGAGCCTCCGGgaggaggaaataaaggaaacaaaaatggagataataactcCAACCACAATGGAGAAGGAAACGGCCAGAGCGGGCACTCCACAGGGGGCTCTGGTTTTATAGGCAGAACTGAGCCTAGCAAATCTCCTGGAAGCTTGCGCTATAGTTACAAGGATAGCTTTGGGCCAGCCGTGCCAAGAAATGTCAGTGGCTTTCCTCAATTTCCTACAGGACAAGATAAGGGGGACTTCACTGGCCATGGGGAGCGAAAGGGTAGGAATGAAAAGTTCCCTAGCCTCCTGCAGGAAGTGCTTCAGGgttaccaccaccaccctgacaGGAGATATTCTAGGAGTACTCAGGAGCACCAGGGCATGGCTGGTGGCCTAGAAGGAGCCACAAGGCCTAATGTGTTAGTTAGTCAAACGAATGAATTAGCTAGCAGGGGCCTTTTGAACAAAAGCATTGGTTCCCTATTAGAAAATCCCCACTGGGGcccctgggaaaggaaatcaaGTGGCTCGGCTCCTGAAATGAAACAGATCAATTTGGCTGACTATCCAATTCCCAGAAAGTTTGAAATAGAGCCTCAGTCATCAGCCCATGAGCCCGGGGGTTCCCTTTCTGAAAGAAGATCAGTGATCTGTGATATTTCTCCACTAAGACAGATTGTCAGAGACCCGGGGGCTCACTCACTGGGACACATGGGTGCCGACACCAGACTTGGGAGGAATGAACGTCTCAATCCAAGTTTAAGTCAGTCGGTCATTCTTCCAGGTGGGTTGGTGTCCATGGAAACAAAGCTGAAATCGCAGAGTGGGCAGATAAAAGAGGAAGACTTTGAACAATCCAAGCCCCAAGCTAGTTTCAACAACAAGAAATCTGGAGACCACTGCCACCCTGCTAGCATCAAGCATGAGTCTTACCGAGGCAACGCCAGCCCTGGAGCAGCTACCCATGATTCCATCTCAGACTATGGCCCACAGGACGGCAGACCCACGCCAATGCGGCGAGTCCCTGGCCGAGTTGGTGGTCGGGAGGGCATGAGGGGTCGTTCCCCTTCTCAGTATCATGACTTTTCAGAAAAATTGAAGATGTCCCCTGGGAGGAGCAGAGGCCCAGGGGGAGACCCTCATCACATAAACCCACATATGACCTTTTCAGAGAGGGCCAACAGGAGTTCTTTGCACACTCCCTTTTCTCCCAACTCAGAAAGCCTGGCCTCTGCTTATCACACAAACACTCGCGCTCATGCTTATGGGGACCCCAATGCAGGTTTGAATTCTCAGCTCCATTACAAGAGACAGATGTACCAACAGCAACAAGAGGAATATAAGGACTGGAGCAGCAGTTCTGCTCAGGGAGTGATCGCTGCGGCTCAGCACAGGCAGGAAGGACCCCGCAAGAGTCCAAGGCAGCAGCAGTTTCTTGACCGAGTACGGAGCCCCCTGAAGAATGACAAAGATGGCATGATGTATGGCCCACCGATGGGGACTTACCATGACCCCAGCGGTCAGGATGGTGGGCGCTGCCTCATGTCTAGTGATGGTCTTTCTAACAAAGGCATCGAATTGAAGCACGGCTCCCAGAAGTTACAACAAGAATCTTGTTGGGATCTTTCTCGGCAAACTTCTCCAGCCAAAAGCAGCGGTCCTCCAGGAATGTCCAGTCAGAAAAGGTATGGACCACCCCATGAGACCGACGGACATGGGCTAGCTGAGTCTACACAGTCATCCAAACCTAGTAATGTTATGCTAAGGCTTCCAGGTCAAGAGGATCATTCTTCTCAAAACCCCTTAATCATGAGGAGGCGTGTCCGTTCTTTTATCTCTCCCATTCCCAGTAAGAGACAGTCACAAGATGTGAAGAACAGTAACGCTGAAGATAAAGGGCGCCTCCTTCACCCATCAAAAGAAGGTGCTGATAAAGCCTTCAATTCCTATGCCCATCTTTCTCACAGCCAGGAGATCAAGTCCATCCCTAAGAGAGAATCCTCCAAGGACCTTCCAAGTCCAGATGGTAGAAACTGCCCTGCTGTTACCCTCACAAGTCCTGCTAAGACCAAAATACTGCCCCCACGGAAAGGACGGGGGTTGAAATTGGAAGCTATCGTTCAGAAGATCACATCCCCAAACATTAGGAGGAGTGCATCCTCGAACAGTGCGGAGGCTGGGGGAGACACGGTTACTCTGGATGACATCCTGTCTTTGAAGAGCGGCCCTCCCGAAGGCGGGAGTGGTGCTGTTCAGGATGCcgagatggagaaaagaaaaggtgaGGTGGTGTCTGACCTAGTCTGTCCAACAAACCAGGAGTTGAGCGTAGAAAAGCCTCTTGCACGATCTTCGGAGGAGTGGCGTGGCAGTGGGGATGACAAAGTGAAGACCGAGACACACCCAGACACGGCCACTGCTGGAAAGGAACCCCCTGGTGCCATGACATCCGCAACCTCACAGAAGCCTGGGAGTAACCAAGGGAGACCAGATGGTTCCCTGGGCGGGACAGCACCTTTAATCTTTCCTGACTCAAAGAATGTACCTCCAGCGGGCTCATTGGCTCCTGAGGCAAACCCCAAGGCTGAAGAGAAAGAGAACGATACAGTGACCATTTCCCCCAAACAGGAGGGTTTCCCCCCAAAGGGTTATTTCCcatcaggaaagaagaagggGAGACCCATTGGTAGTGTgaataagcaaaagaaacaacagcagccaccacctccaccccctcaGCCCCCCCAGATACCAGAAGGTTCTGCAGATGGAGAGCCAAAGCCAAAAAAGCAGAggcaaaggagggagagaaggaagcctGGGGCGCAGCCAAGGAAGCGGAAAACCAAACAAGCAGTTCCCATCGTAGAGCCCCAAGAACCTGAGATCAAGCTGAAGTATGCCACTCAGCCACTGGATAAAACTGATGCCAAGAACAAGTCTTTTTTCCCTTATATCCATGTAGTAAACAAGTGTGAACTTGGAGCCGTTTGTACAATCATTAatgctgaggaagaagaacagaccAAATTGGTGAGGGGTCGGAAGGGTCAGAGGTCCCTGACCCCTCCACCCAGCAGCACTGAAAGCAAGGTGCTCCCAGCTTCATCCTTTATGCTGCAGGGACCTGTCGTGACAGAGTCTTCTGTTATGGGGCACCTGGTGTGCTGTCTGTGTGGCAAGTGGGCCAGTTACCGCAACATGGGCGACCTCTTTGGACCCTTTTATCCCCAAGATTATGCAGCCACTCTCCCCAAGAATCCGCCTCCTAAGAGGGCCACGGAAATGCAGAGCAAAGTTAAGGTACGGCACAAAAGCGCTTCAAATGGCTCCAAGACGGACactgaggaggaggaagagcagcagcagcagaaggagCAGAGGAGCCTGGCCGCCCACCCCAGGTTTAAGCGGCGACACCGCTCGGAAGACTGTGGCGGAGGCCCCCGGTCCCTGTCCAGGGGGCTCCCTTGTAAAAAAGCAACCACCGAGGGCAGCAGCGAAAAGACTGTTTTGGACTCAAAGCCCTCCGTGCCCACCACTTCAGAAGGTGGCCCCGAGTTGGAGTTACAAATCCCTGAACTACCTCTTGACAGCAATGAATTTTGGGTCCATGAGGGTTGTATTCTCTGGGCCAATGGAATCTACCTGGTCTGCGGCAGGCTCTATGGCCTGCAGGAAGCGCTGGAAATAGCCAGAGAGATGGTGAGTACGAGAAATCGCTTACCAGTTGCTctttttgttacttctttttgaTTCCTTTTCTTCCACCTTCACTTGTTTCAGccgtattttttattctttcacatcACATGATGATTCCTCCAAATTAAAGCCCCTAAGCTcatgtacaacacagggaattatagccagtgctttataataaccataaatggagtataacatttaaaaattgtgaatcactatgttgtacacctgtaacttacacaATAtggtacatcaactatacttcaattaaaaaataataataaagctccTAGACCCAAATAACAGAcagaaaattaagtaatttggacatttgtttcactttttacttttatcaGCAATATgtgttcacaggttccagggccATGCTAGTGTCCTCCAGCTCATTAAAACAAACATCCCTGTTTCACCCGTTCTCAAACCTGATTCCTCTGCCAGTTTCCTGTGTTTCTAAACGATAAGTTTTTACTGCTACTTGTGTTATCTATGGatctttttccccatttttcaacATCTGACTCTGTAATACTTACGAAATATATACTGTGGAtataacttctttcttttaaaacttttcactTCTCTAGAATTAttaattcatgtttttatttgctttttattttcttggaccACATCTTTCCAATCCAAACGGCTCCTTCCaagggggtttttgttcttcaggtcttttttttttttttttttaattggggtatggttgttttacaatgttgtgttagtttctgctgtacagcgaagtgaagtagagttccctgtgctatacagcaggttctcattagttatctactttatacatattagtgtatatgtgtcagttCTCTCATAACTTTTCCTGGGGCGTTCATCATCACAGTCATCATCATTTACTTCTTCCCTCTGTGGAATGCTGTTACCTTACCCATGTCTTTACCTTACTTAGTCTGGGTCCTCATTTAATGAAGTGCATCATCCTTTAGTATTTTCCCGAGAAAAAGGATGCTTGGGAGGTAAATACATTGAGATCTTATGTATCTGGACGTCTTTATCCCATCCTCACGTTTGATGGAGGGTTGGTTGGGTATAGAATCTAGTTGCCTCTCACGATCTTGGAGTCATGCTTCCTGACCTGTCCTCTGCCTCCTAGTGTTGCAGTCGACAGTACTGGAACCACTCTGATATTCAGGCCCTAATATGTGTGTTGAGTCTTTCTCCTCTGGAAGTTTAAGGATCTTCTCATTTCCCTAGAGTTCTGAAATCTCAAATGATAGGCCTTGAGGTTGGCCTTTTCTTGCCATCTGTAACTCATGGCTGTTAGATCAGGAAGTTTATGTGTTACttctttgataatttccttccctctgttttctctattctctccttctggaattcccaTTAATTAGGAATTGTACCTCCTGGATTGATCTTCtggctttgtcttttctttcctattctgtgttctttctctctttttgttctgatttctccatgcTTTCTACAACTTTATCATCTAAtcaaccttttatttatttattttcatttctgatattttcaacaactttctcttctctgagtATCCCTCTGTGGGGACAGTTACATGGTTAAACTGGGTTGAGTAAGGGACCTAACTCCTCATACAGGCTTTGAGCTAATCTTCTGGTTTCCAGCCCCACCTTGTACCCCCCACTTTCTGAGACACCTGTGCTTCCCAGGCTCTGTGCCACAAGGTGGCTGGCTTTCTAGCGGCTCCTCCCCTGCACTCTCCCCTCTTCTTCCCTTCAGTCTGCTGAAGCACTTGCTCTGTTTTATTTCCGGTTTCCAGAATTTGGACATCTCCTGTGTGTTGTTTGTTTCCCCTCCCATTCTTCAGGTCCTCATGAATTTATAAGTTTATCCCTTTATTTTGTGGAAAGGAAACAGGTGTGTAAATGTATGTTCAGTCTGTGATGTTTAATCAGATGAGAGTTTTTTGTATTGATTTGTATTTGAAACTTTCCATGCTTGACAGATGTACAGGTGACTTTCAGTCATACTTAATAAGGGTTTTATCAGCCAGGATCATAGTATTCTTGGACACTTCATACTGTCCTCTCTTTCCCCACTACATCTTCCCCACAAAGCACTGTATTTTATCATTGCATTATCCCCAGAATTTATAACAGTGTCTGATGTAAAGGAAGTGCTTGTAAACTATAGTCAAAAAATGTAATTAATgtgaaatttacatatattttaaattagaacattctaaTTCAGCCACACAAGGAGTTTGCTTTTCCCTCCAAGACAttgtccccacccccccacttccccacaggatcttttttctccctccttccccctctgcaCCATCATTGTCACCCCTAAAGCCCCAAGTTTGAAATAGATTTGCTTGTTAGAcacagtggctttttttttttttttttttttttttttaaccacactgcttggcttgcaggatctcagttccccgaccagggattgaacccaggccacggcattgaaagcccagaatcctaaccactaggccaccagggaagtcccccacagtGGCGTCTTAAAATGCAGAAGTCCTAAAGGGACATAACATTTAAGACTCTAAAGTAAGCACAAAATTCTTTAGTCAGTTCTGAGAGCTCAGTAATCCATTAATCATCATTTTGCCCCAGTTGATGGCCTGCTTGCCAACTTTACTCTGATGGTTACAGTATTTGGtgggttggtttgttttatttgttactttttggtgtgtgtccctatctgcccatgttttctttatttcaacatAGAACATTATTAACATCTCTCAGAGTAATTTTTATGTGTAAAGTTTTGAACATTCTCTAGTAATAACTGGTAACCAGTAATCAGCAGGCTAAATCCTTCTCAGCAAACCACTAGATCCCATGTCTCAATTCAAGTCTAGTTTATAGAAAGTAGAAAGCACCCTATAATGATGCGACCACCCTAAATCACAGCTCCCTCCATCCTCAAAAGGTCCAAACAGCAGGCCTGCCTTTTAAAACTCCTAGTCAGGAATCATGTCTTCAGAAAGTGACAATTTAGTCTTCTACTTGTCAGCTTTGATCCCAAAATAAAATCTGGAATGTTATAATTGGAACAAATACACTGAACATGATAAATCAGTCTCTTTAACCCATCCCTCATAGCTTTCATTGACTAAATGGTTAAAATAACATGAAGCACATTAGGTAGAGAACATTGAAAgtagtttttgatttttaaaatattaattgcacCCTCAACTGTTTAAGTTGGAAAGTTTCATTTAAAGGGAGAAGGCATAAAAACAGGTATTTTTGTCCCTACACTTCTTCTATATAGTAGAGGCTGTAAACTTAGATCTTGGGGTTCTGTGATGGCACCATCAGGGCTGCAGATTCCACTCTCCTTTAGTAACAGGTTTCAGAACAC
It encodes the following:
- the TCF20 gene encoding transcription factor 20 isoform X3 → MQSFREQSSYHGNQQSYPQEVHGSSRIEEFSPRQAQMFQNFGGAGGSSGGSGSSSGGGRRGTAAAAAAAAMASETSGHQGYQGFRKEAGDFYYMAGSKDPVAAGTPQPAQRRPSGPVQSYGPPQGSSFGNQYGSEGHVGQFQAQHSALGGVSHYQQDYTGPFSPGSAQYQQQPSSQQQQQVQQLRQQLYQSHQPLPQATGQPASGSSHMQPMQRPSTLPASATGYQLRVGQFGQHYQSSATTSSSFPSPQRFSQSGQSYDGSYSVNAGSQYEGHNVGSNAQAYGTQSNYSYQPQSMKNFEQTKIPQGTQQGQQQQQQQQQQQQQQQHPQHVMQYTNTATKLPLQSQVGQYSQPEVPVRSPMQFHQNFSPISNPSPAASVVQSPSCSSTPSPLMQSGENLQCGQGNVPMGSRNRILQLMPQLSPTPSMMPSPNSHAAGFKGFGLEGVPEKRLTDPGLSSLSALSTQVANLPNTVQHMLLSDALTPQKKTSKRPSSSSKKADSCTNSEGSSQAEEQLKSPMAESLDGGCSSSSEDQGERVRQLSGQSTSSDTTYKGGASEKAGSSPAQVTQNEAPRLSASPVAREETASPGAKDMPLSSEGNPKVSEKTVGVIVSREAMTSRVEKPGGQEKGSQEDDPAATQRPPSTGGGKETSHASLPQPEPPGGGNKGNKNGDNNSNHNGEGNGQSGHSTGGSGFIGRTEPSKSPGSLRYSYKDSFGPAVPRNVSGFPQFPTGQDKGDFTGHGERKGRNEKFPSLLQEVLQGYHHHPDRRYSRSTQEHQGMAGGLEGATRPNVLVSQTNELASRGLLNKSIGSLLENPHWGPWERKSSGSAPEMKQINLADYPIPRKFEIEPQSSAHEPGGSLSERRSVICDISPLRQIVRDPGAHSLGHMGADTRLGRNERLNPSLSQSVILPGGLVSMETKLKSQSGQIKEEDFEQSKPQASFNNKKSGDHCHPASIKHESYRGNASPGAATHDSISDYGPQDGRPTPMRRVPGRVGGREGMRGRSPSQYHDFSEKLKMSPGRSRGPGGDPHHINPHMTFSERANRSSLHTPFSPNSESLASAYHTNTRAHAYGDPNAGLNSQLHYKRQMYQQQQEEYKDWSSSSAQGVIAAAQHRQEGPRKSPRQQQFLDRVRSPLKNDKDGMMYGPPMGTYHDPSGQDGGRCLMSSDGLSNKGIELKHGSQKLQQESCWDLSRQTSPAKSSGPPGMSSQKRYGPPHETDGHGLAESTQSSKPSNVMLRLPGQEDHSSQNPLIMRRRVRSFISPIPSKRQSQDVKNSNAEDKGRLLHPSKEGADKAFNSYAHLSHSQEIKSIPKRESSKDLPSPDGRNCPAVTLTSPAKTKILPPRKGRGLKLEAIVQKITSPNIRRSASSNSAEAGGDTVTLDDILSLKSGPPEGGSGAVQDAEMEKRKGEVVSDLVCPTNQELSVEKPLARSSEEWRGSGDDKVKTETHPDTATAGKEPPGAMTSATSQKPGSNQGRPDGSLGGTAPLIFPDSKNVPPAGSLAPEANPKAEEKENDTVTISPKQEGFPPKGYFPSGKKKGRPIGSVNKQKKQQQPPPPPPQPPQIPEGSADGEPKPKKQRQRRERRKPGAQPRKRKTKQAVPIVEPQEPEIKLKYATQPLDKTDAKNKSFFPYIHVVNKCELGAVCTIINAEEEEQTKLVRGRKGQRSLTPPPSSTESKVLPASSFMLQGPVVTESSVMGHLVCCLCGKWASYRNMGDLFGPFYPQDYAATLPKNPPPKRATEMQSKVKVRHKSASNGSKTDTEEEEEQQQQKEQRSLAAHPRFKRRHRSEDCGGGPRSLSRGLPCKKATTEGSSEKTVLDSKPSVPTTSEGGPELELQIPELPLDSNEFWVHEGCILWANGIYLVCGRLYGLQEALEIAREMKCSHCQEAGATLGCYNKGCSFRYHYPCAIDADCLLHEENFSVRCPKHKVRLWR
- the TCF20 gene encoding transcription factor 20 isoform X2, which encodes MQSFREQSSYHGNQQSYPQEVHGSSRIEEFSPRQAQMFQNFGGAGGSSGGSGSSSGGGRRGTAAAAAAAAMASETSGHQGYQGFRKEAGDFYYMAGSKDPVAAGTPQPAQRRPSGPVQSYGPPQGSSFGNQYGSEGHVGQFQAQHSALGGVSHYQQDYTGPFSPGSAQYQQQPSSQQQQQVQQLRQQLYQSHQPLPQATGQPASGSSHMQPMQRPSTLPASATGYQLRVGQFGQHYQSSATTSSSFPSPQRFSQSGQSYDGSYSVNAGSQYEGHNVGSNAQAYGTQSNYSYQPQSMKNFEQTKIPQGTQQGQQQQQQQQQQQQQQQHPQHVMQYTNTATKLPLQSQVGQYSQPEVPVRSPMQFHQNFSPISNPSPAASVVQSPSCSSTPSPLMQSGENLQCGQGNVPMGSRNRILQLMPQLSPTPSMMPSPNSHAAGFKGFGLEGVPEKRLTDPGLSSLSALSTQVANLPNTVQHMLLSDALTPQKKTSKRPSSSSKKADSCTNSEGSSQAEEQLKSPMAESLDGGCSSSSEDQGERVRQLSGQSTSSDTTYKGGASEKAGSSPAQVTQNEAPRLSASPVAREETASPGAKDMPLSSEGNPKVSEKTVGVIVSREAMTSRVEKPGGQEKGSQEDDPAATQRPPSTGGGKETSHASLPQPEPPGGGNKGNKNGDNNSNHNGEGNGQSGHSTGGSGFIGRTEPSKSPGSLRYSYKDSFGPAVPRNVSGFPQFPTGQDKGDFTGHGERKGRNEKFPSLLQEVLQGYHHHPDRRYSRSTQEHQGMAGGLEGATRPNVLVSQTNELASRGLLNKSIGSLLENPHWGPWERKSSGSAPEMKQINLADYPIPRKFEIEPQSSAHEPGGSLSERRSVICDISPLRQIVRDPGAHSLGHMGADTRLGRNERLNPSLSQSVILPGGLVSMETKLKSQSGQIKEEDFEQSKPQASFNNKKSGDHCHPASIKHESYRGNASPGAATHDSISDYGPQDGRPTPMRRVPGRVGGREGMRGRSPSQYHDFSEKLKMSPGRSRGPGGDPHHINPHMTFSERANRSSLHTPFSPNSESLASAYHTNTRAHAYGDPNAGLNSQLHYKRQMYQQQQEEYKDWSSSSAQGVIAAAQHRQEGPRKSPRQQQFLDRVRSPLKNDKDGMMYGPPMGTYHDPSGQDGGRCLMSSDGLSNKGIELKHGSQKLQQESCWDLSRQTSPAKSSGPPGMSSQKRYGPPHETDGHGLAESTQSSKPSNVMLRLPGQEDHSSQNPLIMRRRVRSFISPIPSKRQSQDVKNSNAEDKGRLLHPSKEGADKAFNSYAHLSHSQEIKSIPKRESSKDLPSPDGRNCPAVTLTSPAKTKILPPRKGRGLKLEAIVQKITSPNIRRSASSNSAEAGGDTVTLDDILSLKSGPPEGGSGAVQDAEMEKRKGEVVSDLVCPTNQELSVEKPLARSSEEWRGSGDDKVKTETHPDTATAGKEPPGAMTSATSQKPGSNQGRPDGSLGGTAPLIFPDSKNVPPAGSLAPEANPKAEEKENDTVTISPKQEGFPPKGYFPSGKKKGRPIGSVNKQKKQQQPPPPPPQPPQIPEGSADGEPKPKKQRQRRERRKPGAQPRKRKTKQAVPIVEPQEPEIKLKYATQPLDKTDAKNKSFFPYIHVVNKCELGAVCTIINAEEEEQTKLVRGRKGQRSLTPPPSSTESKVLPASSFMLQGPVVTESSVMGHLVCCLCGKWASYRNMGDLFGPFYPQDYAATLPKNPPPKRATEMQSKVKVRHKSASNGSKTDTEEEEEQQQQKEQRSLAAHPRFKRRHRSEDCGGGPRSLSRGLPCKKATTEGSSEKTVLDSKPSVPTTSEGGPELELQIPELPLDSNEFWVHEGCILWANGIYLVCGRLYGLQEALEIAREMKCSHCQEAGATLGCYNKGCSFRYHYPCAIDADCLLHEENFSVRCPKHKPPLPCPLPALQNKTAKGSLSTEQSERG